One Benincasa hispida cultivar B227 chromosome 5, ASM972705v1, whole genome shotgun sequence genomic window carries:
- the LOC120077144 gene encoding LOW QUALITY PROTEIN: malate dehydrogenase, chloroplastic-like (The sequence of the model RefSeq protein was modified relative to this genomic sequence to represent the inferred CDS: deleted 2 bases in 1 codon) has product MASTSATILSNGATASLNTKLNSFSQSKSASLKINSQETLQSFCGLKAASSLRCDPESSFLGKQSSAALWRHLAPSSQRANQNVCKNLQPQASYKVAVLGAAGGIGQPLALLIKMSPLVATLNLYDIANVKGVAADISHCNTPSKVQDFTGPSELANALKGVDVVVIPAGVPRKPGMTRDDLFNINAGIVKSLVEAVADICPDAFIHIISNPVNSTVPIAAEVLKQKGVYDPKKLFGVTTLDVVRANTFVAEQKNLKLIDVDVPVVGGHAGITILPLLSKTRPSVSFTDEQIQELTVRIQNAGTEVVEAKAGAGSATLSMAYAAARFVESSLRALDGDSDVYECTFVASDLTELPFFASRVKLGRKGIEAFVTSDLQGLSEYEQKALEALKPELKASIEKGIAFTQKQAMTA; this is encoded by the exons ATGGCATCAACATCGGCAACTATTTTGTCAAATGGAGCAACTGCATCACTAAATACTAAACTCAACTCATTTTCCCAATCAAAGTCTGCTAGCTTAAAAATCAATTCACAAGAGACTCTTCAGAGCTTCTGTGGCCTCAAGGCAGCTTCATCTCTTCGTTGTGACCCAGAGTCATCTTTCCTTGGGAAACAGAGCAGTGCTGCTCTATGGCGCCATCTTGCTCCATCATCTCAAAGAGCAAACCAGAATGTATGCAAAAATCTTCAACCTCAAGCCTCTTACAAAGTTGCCGTTCTTGGAGCTGCAGGAGGAATAGGTCAGCCTCTGGCACTTCTCATCAAGATGTCGCCATTAGTTGCCACCCTTAACCTTTATGATATTGCAAATGTAAAGGGTGTTGCTGCTGATATTAGCCATTGCAACACCCCCTCAAAAGTTCAGGATTTCACTGGACCTTCTGAATTAGCCAATGCTTTAAAAGGTGTAGATGTTGTTGTCATACCTGCTGGGGTTCCGAGAAAGCCCGGTATGACTCGTGATGACCTCTTCAACATAAATGCTGGCATAGTGAAAAGTTTGGTGGAGGCAGTTGCTGATATTTGTCCTGATGCTTTCATTCATATCATTAGCAACCCTGTGAACTCAACTGTTCCAATCGCAGCAGAAGTTCTAAAGCAGAAGGGCGTGTATGATCCAAAGAAGCTTTTTGGGGTTACTACATTGGACGTTGTTCGGGCAAACACTTTCGTTGCTGAACAGAAGAACCTTAAACTGATCGACGTTGATGTCCCGGTTGTTGGGGGACATGCAGGAATAACAATTCTTCCTTTGCTATCAAAGACGAGACCTTCTGTGAGTTTTACAGATGAACAAATTCAAGAATTGACTGTGAGGATTCAAAATGCGGGAACCGAAGTCGTGGAAGCAAAGGCAGGGGCAGGATCTGCTACCCTTTCAATGGCATATGCTGCAGCAAGATTTGTGGAATCATCTCTTCGTGCTTTGGATGGAGACAGTGATGTATATGAGTGCACTTTTGTGGCGTCTGATCTAACTGAGCTTCCCTTCTTTGCATCGAGGGTTAAGCTCGGGAGGAAAGGAATTGAAGCCTTTGTAACGTCTGATCTCCAGGGTTTATCCGAGTACGAGCAGAAGGCTCTTGAAGCTCTAAAGCCAGAATTGAAGGCAAGCATTGAGAAGGGCATTGCT TTTACACAGAAGCAAGCCATGACTGCTTAA
- the LOC120078295 gene encoding uncharacterized protein LOC120078295 isoform X1 yields MEMEKGNKKQISDGNVQLSLKQEILQLEEQLQSQFATRHALEKAINFQPLSFHSAFHSATENSIPKAEMALIKQIAVLELEVVYLEKYLLSLYRRTFNQHVSSFSTMDDRLESYTEPHIAIEGEHSFINSSHIVSPETLSHNQSKGRNEVEEPEKLSLLHRSYSSLSQRSLSSSRNYPLSAKAVDSFHSLPLSMLEQSRIDAPNSTSLGEHLGACISNRADESPNWLSEEMIKSISAIYLELAEPPLMNHNNPSPISPLSSVYELSSQDFGSMRNYEKSFNSHFENPFYTEEFSHTMLRVQWISRERKDSDINQMLQGFRSLIFRLKEVDLKVMKHDEKLAFWINVHNTLVMHAYLQYGIPKNSLKRISLILKAAYDIGGHIISVDMIQSSILGCRLPRLGQWLHLFLSSKTKFKVTDAQKSFPINHPEPRLYFALCCGSHSDPAVRIYTAKRVNEELEVAKEDYILSNLRAHKGQRILLPKIVESFAKDSGLCLEDLENIVERLRSDRRIKDIQQRQRKKFWKSIGWIPHNFSFSFLLPKELACQSLS; encoded by the exons ATG GAAATGGAAAAGGGCAATAAAAAGCAAATTTCTGATGGAAATGTTCAGCTTTCCTTGAAGCAGGAG ATTCTACAGCTCGAAGAACAATTACAAAGTCAGTTCGCCACTCGCCATGCCTTGGAGAAAGCAATCAATTTTCAGCCTCTCTCTTTTCACTCTGCTTTTCACTCTGCTACCGAAAACTCAATCCCAAAG GCTGAGATGGCACTGATTAAACAAATAGCGGTCTTGGAGTTGGAAGTTGTTTATTTGGAAAAGTATCTTCTGTCGCTATACCGTCGAACTTTCAACCAACATGTATCCTCTTTTTCCACCATGGATGATAGGCTCGAATCGTATACCGAACCTCATATTGCAATCGAAGGAGAACATTCTTTCATTAATTCCAGCCATATTGTGTCACCGGAAACTTTATCTCATAATCAATCAAAAGGAAGAAATGAAGTTGAGGAACCAGAGAAGCTGTCACTCTTACATCGCAGCTATTCGTCTCTGTCGCAGAGATCGCTCAGTTCATCTAGAAACTACCCTCTGTCAGCTAAAGCAGTAGATTCATTCCATTCCCTTCCATTATCAATGCTGGAG CAATCTCGAATTGATGCTCCGAATTCTACGAGCCTTGGGGAGCATCTCGGTGCCTGTATATCTAATCGAGCAGATGAGTCGCCTAACTGGCTTTCTGAGGAGATGATCAAGTCCATCTCTGCAATATACCTTGAACTTGCAGAACCTCCTTTGATGAATCACAACAATCCTTCTCCAATCTCACCTTTGTCATCCGTGTATGAACTTTCTTCACAAGACTTTGGTAGTATGAGGAACTACGAGAAGTCGTTCAACTCGCATTTCGAGAACCCTTTTTACACTGAAGAATTTAGTCACACAATGTTGAGGGTGCAATGGATTTCTAGAGAAAGAAAGGACTCAGATATCAACCAAATGCTACAAGGTTTCAG GTCTCTTATTTTTCGGCTCAAAGAAGTCGACCTCAAAGTGATGAAACACGACGAAAAGCTTGCGTTTTGGATTAATGTACACAATACACTGGTAATGCAT GCTTATTTGCAATATGGGATCCCTAAAAATAGtttgaagagaatatctttgATACTCAAG GCTGCATACGATATTGGGGGCCACATAATAAGTGTAGACATGATACAAAGCTCAATTCTTGGGTGTCGTTTGCCTCGTTTGGGACAG TGGCTGCACCTGTTCCTCTCATCGAAAACGAAATTTAAGGTCACTGATGCACAGAAATCCTTTCCAATCAACCACCCCGAACCTCGGTTATACTTTGCTCTATGTTGTGGGAGTCATTCTGATCCAGCG GTCCGTATCTATACGGCCAAGAGGGTGAATGAGGAGCTGGAGGTTGCAAAAGAAGACTACATCCTTTCAAATTTGAGGGCACACAAAGGGCAGAGAATTCTACTCCCAAAGATTGTGGAGTCTTTTGCCAAGGATTCTGGTTTGTGCCTGGAAGATTTGGAGAACATTGTGGAGCGTCTAAGGTCCGACAGGCGGATAAAAGACATTCAGCAGCGGCAACGAAAGAAGTTTTGGAAGAGTATTGGATGGATACCTCACAACTTCAGCTTCAGCTTTCTGCTGCCCAAAGAATTGGCATGCCAATCCTTGTCTTGA
- the LOC120078295 gene encoding uncharacterized protein LOC120078295 isoform X2, with translation MEMEKGNKKQISDGNVQLSLKQEILQLEEQLQSQFATRHALEKAINFQPLSFHSAFHSATENSIPKAEMALIKQIAVLELEVVYLEKYLLSLYRRTFNQHVSSFSTMDDRLESYTEPHIAIEGEHSFINSSHIVSPETLSHNQSKGRNEVEEPEKLSLLHRSYSSLSQRSLSSSRNYPLSAKAVDSFHSLPLSMLEQSRIDAPNSTSLGEHLGACISNRADESPNWLSEEMIKSISAIYLELAEPPLMNHNNPSPISPLSSVYELSSQDFGSMRNYEKSFNSHFENPFYTEEFSHTMLRVQWISRERKDSDINQMLQGFRSLIFRLKEVDLKVMKHDEKLAFWINVHNTLAYLQYGIPKNSLKRISLILKAAYDIGGHIISVDMIQSSILGCRLPRLGQWLHLFLSSKTKFKVTDAQKSFPINHPEPRLYFALCCGSHSDPAVRIYTAKRVNEELEVAKEDYILSNLRAHKGQRILLPKIVESFAKDSGLCLEDLENIVERLRSDRRIKDIQQRQRKKFWKSIGWIPHNFSFSFLLPKELACQSLS, from the exons ATG GAAATGGAAAAGGGCAATAAAAAGCAAATTTCTGATGGAAATGTTCAGCTTTCCTTGAAGCAGGAG ATTCTACAGCTCGAAGAACAATTACAAAGTCAGTTCGCCACTCGCCATGCCTTGGAGAAAGCAATCAATTTTCAGCCTCTCTCTTTTCACTCTGCTTTTCACTCTGCTACCGAAAACTCAATCCCAAAG GCTGAGATGGCACTGATTAAACAAATAGCGGTCTTGGAGTTGGAAGTTGTTTATTTGGAAAAGTATCTTCTGTCGCTATACCGTCGAACTTTCAACCAACATGTATCCTCTTTTTCCACCATGGATGATAGGCTCGAATCGTATACCGAACCTCATATTGCAATCGAAGGAGAACATTCTTTCATTAATTCCAGCCATATTGTGTCACCGGAAACTTTATCTCATAATCAATCAAAAGGAAGAAATGAAGTTGAGGAACCAGAGAAGCTGTCACTCTTACATCGCAGCTATTCGTCTCTGTCGCAGAGATCGCTCAGTTCATCTAGAAACTACCCTCTGTCAGCTAAAGCAGTAGATTCATTCCATTCCCTTCCATTATCAATGCTGGAG CAATCTCGAATTGATGCTCCGAATTCTACGAGCCTTGGGGAGCATCTCGGTGCCTGTATATCTAATCGAGCAGATGAGTCGCCTAACTGGCTTTCTGAGGAGATGATCAAGTCCATCTCTGCAATATACCTTGAACTTGCAGAACCTCCTTTGATGAATCACAACAATCCTTCTCCAATCTCACCTTTGTCATCCGTGTATGAACTTTCTTCACAAGACTTTGGTAGTATGAGGAACTACGAGAAGTCGTTCAACTCGCATTTCGAGAACCCTTTTTACACTGAAGAATTTAGTCACACAATGTTGAGGGTGCAATGGATTTCTAGAGAAAGAAAGGACTCAGATATCAACCAAATGCTACAAGGTTTCAG GTCTCTTATTTTTCGGCTCAAAGAAGTCGACCTCAAAGTGATGAAACACGACGAAAAGCTTGCGTTTTGGATTAATGTACACAATACACTG GCTTATTTGCAATATGGGATCCCTAAAAATAGtttgaagagaatatctttgATACTCAAG GCTGCATACGATATTGGGGGCCACATAATAAGTGTAGACATGATACAAAGCTCAATTCTTGGGTGTCGTTTGCCTCGTTTGGGACAG TGGCTGCACCTGTTCCTCTCATCGAAAACGAAATTTAAGGTCACTGATGCACAGAAATCCTTTCCAATCAACCACCCCGAACCTCGGTTATACTTTGCTCTATGTTGTGGGAGTCATTCTGATCCAGCG GTCCGTATCTATACGGCCAAGAGGGTGAATGAGGAGCTGGAGGTTGCAAAAGAAGACTACATCCTTTCAAATTTGAGGGCACACAAAGGGCAGAGAATTCTACTCCCAAAGATTGTGGAGTCTTTTGCCAAGGATTCTGGTTTGTGCCTGGAAGATTTGGAGAACATTGTGGAGCGTCTAAGGTCCGACAGGCGGATAAAAGACATTCAGCAGCGGCAACGAAAGAAGTTTTGGAAGAGTATTGGATGGATACCTCACAACTTCAGCTTCAGCTTTCTGCTGCCCAAAGAATTGGCATGCCAATCCTTGTCTTGA
- the LOC120078784 gene encoding plastid division protein PDV2-like produces MEQQSTAIILARATELRLKIRSSVNTATTTSSAVTSRDDRFSVDENNGVVVSRRSEADASAGEVEEDEEAVRLLNICDALESLENQLSSLQALQQRQRYEKEVALSEIEQSRKILLDKLKKYKGGDLEVIHEASVFVGETVQHNQDLMLPPYPSHLGNGYLHPFPSGHKSVSNGLIDATTNKATDELHESERKQSKSDSWNSKNGLGPFISIAAKSVVTIVGIVSILHLTGFRPKFIGKVAALKVFDVFRQSAAGNNGSHNECPPGKFLVMEGEEARCIVKERIEVPFSSVVAKPDVNYGSG; encoded by the exons ATGGAACAACAAAGCACCGCTATAATTTTAGCAAGAGCCACGGAGCTGAGGCTAAAGATTAGAAGCTCTGTTAACACCGCTACCACCACCAGTTCCGCGGTCACTTCCCGGGATGATCGGTTTTCTGTGGATGAAAATAATGGCGTTGTTGTTTCCCGCCGGAGTGAGGCCGATGCGAGTGCTGGGGAGGTGGAGGAAGATGAGGAAGCGGTGAGGCTTTTGAACATCTGTGATGCACTTGAATCTCTTGAGAATCAGCTTTCTTCGTTGCAG GCTTTACAACAACGGCAAAGGTATGAGAAAGAAGTAGCCCTTTCCGAGATCGAACAAAGCCGCAAGATTTTACTGGATAAACTGAAGAAGTACAAAGGAGGAGATTTGGAAGTTATACACGAGGCTTCAGTTTTTGTTGGTGAGACAGTGCAGCACAACCAGGATCTCATGCTTCCTCCATATCCAAGCCATCTTGGTAATGGCTACTTACATCCCTTCCCGTCTGGACACAAGTCTGTGAGTAATGGGCTAATCGACGCCACAACAAATAAAGCTACAGACGAACTTCACGAATCAGAAAGGAAACAATCAAAATCTGATTCCTGGAACTCGAAGAATGGATTGGGACCTTTCATTAGTATAGCTGCAAAATCAGTGGTTACCATTGTTGGCATAGTATCCATACTCCATTTGACTGGTTTTAGACCAAAGTTTATAGGGAAGGTTGCTGCTTTGAAGGTTTTCGACGTTTTTCGACAGTCTGCAGCTGGAAATAATGGATCACACAACGAATGTCCTCCCGGTAAATTCCTTGTGATGGAAGGTGAGGAAGCTCGATGCATAGTGAAAGAGAGAATTGAAGTTCCATTTTCTTCAGTTGTGGCTAAACCAGATGTAAACTATGGAAGCGGGTAA